Proteins co-encoded in one Papaver somniferum cultivar HN1 chromosome 5, ASM357369v1, whole genome shotgun sequence genomic window:
- the LOC113281285 gene encoding DNA repair RAD52-like protein 2, chloroplastic, translated as MINNQIMDLQNTATFLSKSSAASVVLGVPLKSVSSLLFTYSISDSCLFLKKNKNKGITTAAEAVPNSNYVVPLDKSSTSSCITRPLAEILRDLNKKVPDKIIKPDSNCIIPWFHANRMLSFYAPGWCGEIRDVLFSENGNVTVVYRVTVRGSDGEAHRESSGTVPASDNMEDPVAAAEELAFCRACARFGLGLYLYHDDETL; from the exons ATGATCAATAATCAGATCATGGACTTGCAAAACACAGCAACCTTTCTATCAAAATCTTCAGCAGCCTCAGTAGTATTAGGAGTTCCATTAAAATCAGTATCATCATTATTATTTACATATTCAATTTCAGATTCTTGTTTGTTtctaaagaagaataaaaataaaggaataacaacagcagcagaagcagtaccAAATTCAAACTATGTAGTACCATTAGacaaatcatcaacatcatcatgtaTTACAAGACCATTAGCTGAGATCTTAAGAGACCTCAACAAGAAAGTTCCTGACAAGATCATCAAACCTGATTCCAATTGCATCATTCCTTG GTTCCATGCTAATCGTATGTTGAGCTTCTACGCACCAG gttGGTGTGGAGAAATACGTGATGTTTTATTCTCAGAAAATGGAAATGTGACAGTGGTATATCGTGTCACAGTACGCGGATCTGATGGAGAG GCACATCGAGAATCGTCTGGAACTGTTCCTGCCAGTGATAACATGGAGGATCCAGTTGCTGCAGCTGAGGAGTTAGCTTTTTGCAGAGCCTGTGCACGGTTTGGTCTGGGTTTATACTTGTATCATGATGACGAGACACTATAG